Genomic DNA from Scylla paramamosain isolate STU-SP2022 chromosome 12, ASM3559412v1, whole genome shotgun sequence:
gcttttttttttttctttttatttatttattttttatattttttttagattcttgttgaccttggccggtgtccctcctacataagaaaaaaacagttacCGCGAGCCACTAAAACAATTAAtaatagttagtagtagtagtaattgatCATTTGTCATTagcaattaataataataataataataataataataataataataataataataataataataataacaacaacactgataaaaaaaaaaagacataagaacattagaatCATTAAATACTAAGAGCATCAACAGTACATTTTACAGGAACAAGAATAttgatgatattgataataatagtaatcttaatgataataatgatgctattagtaataataataataataataataataataataacaacaaaaacaacaacaacaacaaaaacaacaacaacaataatgaaatgGAAGTCGGGTGCTATTTATAATTCATGAATTAAAGAACTGCAAATATCAGCTAGAAGAGAGataataaatatttctttcagttATCTTTAAAGACAGGAAGGCTCGTTGAGTGTGTAATGTGTGTCCAGACATTATTCCACATTTCAGGACCTAAGTACAATAATGAATGAGTAAAGGAGCTTTAGGGGAGGCTATACctttgacagaaaaaaaatggtccCAGGTTTTTTTTAAGAAGCGGGAGTTCACGTTTAGATAATTAGGACCAACCGCAGGAAGAGTTGACTTATAGGAGGTAAGGTCATGATATTTACATAGACCATCAATGTTCAAAGTATTATAGTAAGAATTTAGTATTTCAAGAGAATACGTGAATGCAGTACAAGGGGAACAATTACATTAGCGAGCCACATCACAATACTTCAAACAGGATTACGATTCTTCACGCTGCATCAGTTGCAGCCGAGCTTGATCCTTTTAGCGTAATATGatctatcagtgtgtgtgtgtgtgtgtgtgtgtgtgtgtgtgtgtgtgtgtgtgtgtgtgctcatgcCCACTCTCTAACTATTGTGGTTAGTGAAGGCTGAGCAGCAATGAATCCAATGAATTGCTGCTgctctttctcacctttctcaccatACACCAGGTAGGGTTGCCCCTGTCAGTCATGGTGCCTTAAGAATATCCTCCATGCTTCTCTGTCTGCATACAGCTGTGCATCCTCAGTATGTTCCAGTGTCTCTCCTTTTGCAGCAACTGCCTCACATATTCCGTCTCTCCATCGCTTACGTACTCATTGCTGCTGCTCtcagatctgaaaaaaaaaaaaaaaaaattgtgattaATAAAATTCTCTATAAAATACAGAattttaaatcatgaaaagtagaagaaagcttagataaatcaataaagtgtattttttatttatttattattatcattattattttttttttactttctaaacTTTGTTTAGAAGTGAAACATGAATAAAGTGAAGTATTATTATCTACGCTCCGTTCCTGTGAACACAAAAGAATGTTTAACATACACACAATGTTAAGGAACATTTTATCAACAGATAAaatttaggcattttttttttttaattgccgACCtcgaaaaaaatgcaattaaaaATTTCTCTCCAAACTgttttaaataataaaaagtaaaaaaaaaaatattgacagaAAGTTTATATTAGTCAATAATAtcagtttccttctttctaaacTTTCTTTAAAAGTTAAATATAGTTAAAATTAAATATCATTATCTATGCACCGTTTCTATGAACACAAAACAATATTTAACATACGCACAATGTGTCTCATTGAAGTAAGGACCTTACCTCTATTATCggagaaaaaatgagattgaaatttgaaattttctttattttatttacctatttattttatttatttattttatttatttatttatttttttcaaatccaCAGTCCCCCTACCCTGGCTACGTCACATTCTGACTtggatgtctctctctctctctctctctctctctctctctctctctctctctctctctctctctctctctctctctctctctctctctctctctctgccttattCAAAACAGTCCATGTATTTACGGCAAACTTGAATATGTTTTGAGGAATATTTTTACGATTAACATAGAAgccttttgtattttcttattttttatttaattcttattGATAAAGATTGGTTAGTTCAGTAGTTATTGTAAGATTACTAAATATcactttattactgttctcgtAAGTGGTGTAGAATTTTTTCCCAAAACTTGACATTTACCGTGAATACTTACAATGGCAGGTGTTGGGTGCACTGGGCGCAGTGGGCGGTAAAGTCTTCCCTTGAGCCTTGGTGTGTGCTGTGTGAGAATCCTCGCCTTTGAGTGGAGCGACGCACGTGAGCAAACAGTTGAGTTAGCCCTGAAACGCACATTCACATTCTTACCAAAGCGTCTGCACTGATAGAAAATGCTTATATTCATGGGTATCTATAATAATTTTTACGCATTTAAACATCCACGCATAGGCAAAATAGACTAatagatcaagaaaaaaaatcagtgaacacacgaatgaataaataaaacattactattcacaacaatgacaacaaataatacaacacaaataacaacaatgaatCGAAGATGCATCCCACACGCCACCCACATCAGGCAAGCCACGGCATTGCAGCAAGCTGGTGTCAGAGCAAAGAGTGGATGGGCggtgcttctttccttcctcctgacaAAAGAGAGGCTGTGGGCGAGCGGGTGTGGGTGCTGATCAAGGCAGTTCTAAGTTAAACCTCATAAGACCACACGATGGAGGCTGTGAGGCAAGGAAGAGTAAGCAATcaggacgaaggaaaggagagaaagataaataaaaccttctctctctctctctctctctctctctctggtagggcGTCCTGTCAACACCTCGAGCCTCACACAAAGGGACAAGACCATCTGAGCAGCGCAagcaacaatgaaaagaaaaaaagaaatgacatgCATGGCTGCCTaccttacctctccttcccGAGACGCAATGCTGGCGCCATCTTAACTTTTTTGTGGCGAagtccttcatctttccctcacctTCTTTTTATGCCAacgcatttttttatattcctcatttctttgctctatgcctctttcttcctttgttatttttttttcccctctttactattctctccctcacttagAATTAAATAATGGAGTttatctgcttcttctttccctgtcagtctctccttccttgtatcttttaccttcctcctataaatccttgttctttcttctcctaccTTATTGtagcctcctccttcttctcttgttcgtCTCTGAATAACATCAAGTCCTGAATTCAACATAATGGGCCACTTGTGAAATGAAGGTTATTTTCTGTGTCATATCTTTATAGTTCCGTTAGATACGTAAACAGTTCCTGAtatgttttctccttttcttcctcttttcgctacgtgtaggccagatggcttcttgcaagTTCTctactttcttatgttcttttcgtactcaacattttcttcctttttttttcgaaactgAAGAAGtctttaatcttcctcttctcgtaACTTTAAcgtaacttttccttcttcctatttttgCTACCTAAAcagtctccttttcttctcttccgtactaaaaaaatcattcttttcctccatcttttcgtAACCTCAACAGACGCAAATTCGCTTTCCCCAAGGTTATGAAGAAAACAGACAAGGagcaaaacgaaaaaagaacTCCATTTTCCACCCAAACACAATTTGTACAAAGGAAGGGACGGTCCAGAGGCGGCAGGATGCTACTGGAAGGGCAGGTCACGTGTCATCTTTGGGTTTGGAGAGGTCCAGGGCGCGGGGCAGCTGGGAGTGAAGAGCAGGGAGGAAGGAcggtaggaggaagggaagagcggACGGTTGTGAGGTCTGGAGCAGGGGACTGGTCGGGGAGGACAGCCACGGGGGATCTGCGCCTTTAAGAGTGCCGAGCCAGTGTGTTGGGGGCAGGAGAAGGGGTGACACGGGAGGAGATAAGCCCCCGGTGAAGGGAAAGGGGCGGGAGAGGGCACTGAGGGGAGACCCGAAGTGAAACTGTTGGGGAGAGGACGCACTGAGAGGCAGCACTAGGGGCGAGGGCGGCGTGCTGCTTCCCTCACGCCCGCGGCCCACCGTCACGCCGCGCCGCTCCAGTTCCCTGCAGCAGACAAAGTGCACGTGAGGGGTGTTGAcgatatgcacacacacacacacacacacacacacacacacacacacacacacacacacacagagactactctttcctctttcctttatttttctccctcctactgctcctcttctttcttctttacttatttatccaaTTATTCAATTTATATAGTAAAGGTTAAGAGAATTAAATAATAGAGGagtatttcatctctctctctctctctctctctctctctctctctctctctctctctctctctctctctctctctctctctctctctctctctctctctctgtgtgtgtgtgtgtgtgtgtgtgtgtgtgtgtgtgtgtgtgtgtgtgtgtgtgtgtgtgtgtgtgtgtgtgtgtgtgtgtgtgtgtgtgtgtgtgtgtgtgacctgcaGTACTCACTTCTGTTTGGACGTGTCCCTGAAGCCTTTGGCGAACGGGTTACTCTCGATCTTGAGCCGCGTGATCTGTGTGGAAGAAAGACAGTAATGATAAGGAAGatggataggaagaagaggaacgcAAAGGAGCACAGAGAGGAACATAAAGTAAGGATAGCAAAGATGAAggcccctccccacccactgcTCCAGCCAGAATCAGCAATGACGTACCATGCAGTGTGAAGAAATTAAATGTAAGTTTTACAGGATAGAGGTAAGCAAACCACTGTGTCTACTTCTACCCGATGCTCGACGAataagttagttaggttagaacGTTGAATGCGGAAACCATGATGTGAATTATTGACTAGCTTGTTATCTTCGAGGTATTTCACCATATTGTCTCGAGTGAAGGCTTACATAGACTTGCAACCAGCTGACGCCAAGGTAACAGGtcgataaaggaggaggagacagatcATTACTATCATAAGCAACACTCACGATAGGAATATCACagtgaacaaacaaacacacgaacgtTAAATATACTAGTATACAAAGCTAAAAAttcagataataataaaaaaaagaactatacttaataaaaaaataacagcaacaaagaaTTACTGCagacataaataaaatacaaatctAATATTCACCTGACAACAATAACTCTTCCTCTGCAATATTTAATACATTCAAAAACGACacgtcaccagagagagagagagagagagagagagagagagagagagagagagagagagagagagagagagagagcgtaggaAGTGGCACCGTCGCAGCCAGCATAAACAAAGCACGTGATATTGGTGCCTGAAGCGTTCAGTCCTAAAGCCAATGGGACGATACTGAAAGATGTGGGTTTATCAGGATGAGAGGTGGGCACTGAGGAGGAGCAgcgggtgggagagggagactgggaggaggaggaggaggagaggaggaggtactgtGGTTGAGTCGTCTCCAGTGGCGACAACGAGAGATAACCGAGATATAATAGAAAGTGTTATCTCGTGGTACTtttctccactctcttcctcctgcaccgTGCGTGTCTCGAGTaaacaagtagagagagagagagagagagagagagagagagagagagagagagagagagagagagagagagagaagtcaaaCAACTAATCGCACACCAGATAACGGAGATATATAAACAGTAGGAGGTGATGAAAATGCagcctcaccaccatcatcaccactaccatcaccactactgccaccaccaccaccaccaccaccactaccactatcacctcaCCTCTCAGCACCGCCTCATCTTCACTTATCACTATATTAACTCCAAAACACTTCGCTGGCTCACCTGTCAAAGCCACCTTACGTGTCTCAGCACAAGGAGATCTCTGACCCACTAATCCACACGTACCGCCTAGATAAGCAACCTTCGTCTTCCTGTACAGTGACTTTTAGTTGACCTCACAGAACGAAGACAGGAAACTTACGACTTATTAGGTACTAGAGAGAAGCATCTGCCATCTATGTGTGAGAGGGTTAATTTGAGTGGGTGGAACCGCCCTTTGCCAGTATATACATAAGCTTCCAAACTGGACTGAAGATTGCAGGACCCTTTGgcgttatttatcattattattatttattattttcttcgtgtGTGCAATATCGTTTTCTCTCTGCAAGCTCACGAGTTAGTTTGGCGACAACACAATTCTTTGATGGCACATCATTAACAATGGGTAATTAGCGAAACAGCTCGTGTTTATTTCTGAGTTAATAGAAGTTCGTGTATGTTGTGACCTCGTGACGCCCAGGAAAGGAGCACACTAACGCCCGTTTCTCCATCAGAAGGTGCCAATGCGTAGCACATCATATTGCTGTGAAATGAGAACttgagtaaaggaagaagaaaaggactcattctttttcccttttcatcacTTTCTGCTATCTGcctatagataaacagatagatagacaggcagacagacagatagatagacaggcagacagacaaacagacaaatagacagacagatagacagacagacaaacagatagacagatagatagataaataaacagacagaaagacagacagacagacagatagatagctagAGTAATATAAAGATACAAAAGCAAGTAGACAGACAAAccttcagaaaaaaagatagatagatagatagatagataaaatacacatacacatacacacggtCACCCACCATTTACCCATAGAAAACAACAATCACCATGTCACCAGCAGCAATAATCCACAAAGTCGACCACAACATACCTGCTGGTTCTGGTAGGCTGTGACCGTAATGAAGGAGGTCTCGCGGAAGAAGGCACAGTTGGCCATGGAGGTGTCAAGGAGGCGAGGCA
This window encodes:
- the LOC135105522 gene encoding uncharacterized protein LOC135105522, coding for MKDFATKKLRWRQHCVSGRRGLTQLFAHVRRSTQRRGFSHSTHQGSREDFTAHCAQCTQHLPLSESSSNEYVSDGETEYVRQLLQKERHWNILRMHSCMQTEKHGGYS